From the Sphingomonas brevis genome, the window ACCGGATCAAGCTGACCAAGTCGGAAAATATCGGCAGCCATGAAGGCCATCACCATTTCATCTCGCGCGGCCTCGTCGCCGAAGTCGAAGGCGACAAGGTGCGGCTGTCGGCCAATGCCGATGTTGCGGTGACCTTCGAGGAAGAGGGTCAGTAACACCCTAACCGACGTGGACTGGCGCAGACGGATGATCTGAGTCAAAGTCCGCGCCGATGTTCAGGAAGAAGCACTTCACGCCGCACCGGCGGCCGCCGTCGTTCAAACCCCAACGGCGCGACATTCGGCAACTGCTCTGGCTCGCGCCATTGCTGTTGCTCGCCGGCGCATTGCTCGACCCGTCGCTGATCGAACCGGTCGGCCCTCTCGGTGCGACCGAAGAGGTTGCTGCAACCTTTACCCGATGCGGTCCGGGACGGGGCTCCGCCTGCGTCATCGACGGGGACACGTTCAAGCTTGGCGACCGCAAGATCCGCATCACCGGGATCGACGCACCGGAACTTGCCGAACCGCGCTGTCCGGCCGAGGCGGCGCTGGCCCGCCGCGCCGCCGACCGCTTGCTTGTGCTGCTCAACGAGGGACCGTTCGTCATGGTCGCGCATCGCCTGCAACGGCAGGATCGGCGCGGCCGCGACCTGATGGTCATCCGCCGCGACGGCAAGTCGATCGGCGGCCAGTTGATGGACGAGGGCCTGGCCCACCGTTACATCGGCTCGAAGCGGAGCTGGTGTTAGGCCGGTGCGGGGCACTGGCCATACCCCAACACGGTGCTGATCTCGCAGCCATGAACCGCCCCATGTTCGAGCATCGCATCATCGCGCCAGCCGACGCCATCGACGAGCTTGGCCATGTCAACAATGCGGTCTGGGTCCAGTGGATTCAGGAAGTAGCGCTAGCACATTGGTACAGCGTCGCGGCGCCTGACCATCAGGACGACTACATCTGGGTCGTGGTCCGGCACGAGATTGATTATCTCCGCGCCGCCTTCGAAGGCGATGTGCTGACCGGCCGGACCTGGGTCGGCGAGGCGCCCAGGGGAGCCCGGTTCGACCGGCACATGGAATTCGTCGGCGAGGACGGCAAGGTCCGGGTCCGCGCAGTCACGCAATGGGCGATCATCGACAAGGCCAGCGGCCGGCCGATCCGAGTCCCACCCGAAGTCATCGCGCCCTTTATTGACGAATGAGGCCAAGCAGGCGCAGCATCCGCCGATGGCTCGCGCGCTGCTCTATGACTATTTCCGCTCTTCAGCGGCATATCGCGTGCGCATCGCGCTCAACCTCAAGGGCATCGATTATGACCAGCGGCAAGTAAACCTGGCCAAAGGCGGTCAGAAGGAAGCCTCCTATCGCGCCCTCAATCCCCAGGGGCTGGTGCCGATGCTGGAGATCGACGGCCATCGGCTGACGCAAAGCCTGTCGATCATGGTATATCTCGACCAGAAGTTTCCGGAGCCTCGGCTGATGCCGGCCGATGCGGCCGACGGCGCCCATGTTCGCGCGATGGCGCTGACGGTCGCCTGCGACATCCATCCGCTCAACAACCTTCGCGTCCTCAAATATCTGCGCGGCGAGCTGGGGGTCAGCGAGGAAGCCAAGGACGAATGGTATCGCCATTGGGTGGCCGAGGGTCTTGCGGCACTTGAGGAAATGGCGAAGCCGCACGCGGGAGCCTTCCTGTTCGGCGATGCGCCGACCATCGCCGATATCTGCCTGGTTCCGCAGCTCTACAATGCACGGCGCTTCTCGGTGCCGCTTACGGCCTATCCCACCTTGCGTCGCGCCGACGAAACCGCCAGCGCTCATGCGGCCTTTGCTGCCGCCCACCCTGACCGACAGGAGCAGTGAAATGAACAGGGTTGATAATATCAGCCGCGGAATGGACGACCTGAAGGCGCTCGCCGAGGTCGAAATTCCCAGCATGAAGGGCAAGGTCAGCGACGAGGAATGGGAAATCCGGGTCGATCTCGCCGCGGCCTACCGGCTGGTCGCGCATTATGGCTGGGACGATCTCATCTTCACCCACCTGTCTGCGCGCATTCCGGGTCCCGAGCATCACTTCCTGCTCAATCCCTATCAGCTGATGTTCGAGGAAGTGACCGCCAGCTCGCTGGTCAAGGTCGACATTCACGGCAACCCGGTCGAGCCGACTCCCTTCATCACAAACCCGGCCGGTTTCACCATCCATTCGGCGGTGCACATGGCGCGCGAGGACGCCCATGCGGTGATGCACCTCCATACCCCGGCCGGACAGGCGGTCAGCGCCCATGAAGAAGGCCTGCTGCCGTTGACCCAGACTGCGATGATCATCCGCGGCGATCTGGCCTTCCATGATTATGAGGGGATTGCGGTCGACCTTGACGAGCGCGAGCGGATTGTTGCCGACCTTGGGGACAAGGATGCCATGCTGCTCCGCAATCACGGGACCATGGCGGTTGGCCGAAACGTCGGCGAATGCTTCGTGAAGCTCTACTTCCTCGAGCGCGCTTGCCAGGCGCAGATCATGGCGCTCTCCGCCGGCGACAAGGTCAACAATCCCCCGCAGGGCGCCGCCGAGATTGCCGGCCAGCAGGGTGCCGCGGGACTCTCGATTGCGGCCAATATGCTCGCCTGGCCCGCCCTGAAGCGGAAGGCCTATCGGCTCGATCCGGGTTTCGCGAGCTGAGTTGGCGAGGATCGCGGCAAGCGTTGGCGACTTTCGTGCGCTCGCCAAGGCGCGACTGCCCCATTTTCTGTTCGAATATATCGACGGCGGCTCCTACGACGAGGTAACGCTCAGGCGAAATATCGAGAATTTGCAGTCGGTTACGCTGAAGCAGCGCGTGATGCGCGACGTATCGGCGATCGACCTGGCGACCAACCTGTTCGGCACGGATTACACACTGCCGGTTGGTCTTGGCCCGGTTGGAATGTCGGGCATGTATGCCCGGCGCGGCGAAGTTCAGGCCGCGCGGGCAGCCAAGGCCGCCGGCCTACCCTTCTCCCTGTCCTCGCTCAGCGTCTGCCCGGTGCGCGAGATTGCCGCCGAGTTGAAGGCGCCGTTCTGGCTGCAGCTCTACATGATCAAGGACCGAGCGTTCCTTACCGATCTTCTCGCTGTCGGCCGCGACGCAGGCTGTTCGGTCCTGCTTCTGACCGTCGACCTGCCGGTGTCGGGCAGCCGCTATCGCGACGCCCGTTCGGGCCTGTCCGTGCCTGCCGGCGCCCGCGCATCCTTTCGCCGTTTCTGCCAATCGGTCGCAAAGCCCCGCTGGGCCTGGAACGTCGGCCTTCATGGCAGGCCGCACAGCCTCGGCAATCTCGAGCCGGTACTTGGGGCCAATACGGGCCTGGAGGATTATTTCGGCTGGATCGGCGCCAATTTCGATCCGTCCATTAGCTGGGCCGACCTTGCCTGGGTGCGCGGCCAGTGGCCCGGACCGATCGTCATCAAGGGCGTGCTCGATCCCGGCGATGCCCGGGCCGCGCTCGATCACGGCGCTGACGGCATTGTCGTTTCCAACCATGGCGGGAGGCAGCTCGACGGGGCCATGTCGACCGCGCAGGCCTTGCCGGGCATCGCCGACGCCGTCGCCGGCCGCGTCCCGCTGCTTGTCGATGGCGGAGTCCGGTCCGGCCTCGACGTCGTCCGGATGCTGGCGCTCGGCGCCGATTTCGTCCTGCTCGGCCGCGCCTGGGCCTATGCCCTGGCGGCCGACGGCGAAGCGGGCGTCGCCCATCTCCTGAAACTGATCGAGGCGGAAATGCGCGTCGCGATGGCGCTGACCGGCTGCACCAGGATCGAAGAGGTTCGTCCCGGGATATTGGCCTGATCTTTGCGCCGCTTGGCTCGCTCTACGAGCTAGGCGGGAAATACTGCGGAGAGGCGATCGACCGCGGATTTCAGTTCGCGCACGCTCTGCTCCGCCTCGCCCTGCGAAACATGACTGCGGCTCACGCCGTCACGATCCAGGGCTTCCAGCGTCAACAGCCATTGGCCGTGGCTATCGACATAGATTTTGCCCGCACCGTGGACGATGAAATTGCGGTCGCTGGCCTGAAGCTTGAAATCCTCAAGCGCTTTCGCTTGCTTCGGTTGGCTTTTGACGAGCTCCGCGAGGCGCGCAATGCGCTGGCCGAAGAGCAAGGGCATTGATTTGCCGCCAAGCTTCTTGAGGAGCGCCTGTCCTATAATAAGTTCCCCGCGCGCAATCTGGTTGACGCACCGGCCACGCCAACGATTTGCGTCGTCGATGGCCTGGCGATGCGCTTCCTTAAACAGAATGGCGATATCGCCGTGCGCGTTCATCGCAAATTCGTAATCGCCCGACAGTTGAGATCTAGTTAGCGCCCCCTCCCGGCAGCCGATTGATTTCGATCCAGAGTGCCTTGGCGAGTGCGACGACGTCGCCCGCCTCATCGTGGATTACCGTCGCGCTATGGTGCTTGCGGCCTTCGCGGCTCAATTCCCAGGAGGTAATGCTAAGCCGCTCGCCAGGTGTCACCTTCCGGTCGACCCTGCCCGCCAGCCGGGCCAGCAACGCCAGCGGCCGCGGCTCGCACAGGCCGAAATAGCTCGGGCAATCGAGCGCCGCCCAGATAAATCGCTCTTCGATATGGCCATGGTCGTCAGCGAATTCCGCGGGCGCGGACCATTCCGCTACCGCGACGTCGCGGTGCGGGCTCTCGCCGGGATAGATGCAGAGTCCGTCGCCCGGCCCGCGCTCGGTGCCGCACACGAAGCATCCGGGGATCGGATGGCCGGAAGGACCCGGAAAACTCATCGCCGCAGCTTCCAGTTCGTCTTCCGTCGGGGGACCCGGCAGGTCGAAATCGAATGGTTCGTCATAAGGCCGTCCGCGGGCATAATTTCGCTCCGCATCGAACAGCATTACTTCGGCATCGTCGCGGCGGCGATGAAGCGGCACGTCGAGCGGCGGCGGCGCCAGCAGCGTAACCTCGGCCGGACCGTCGATCCACTCGGCCACCAGCCCGACCACATAACCGCCATTGCCGGAGGCGGGCGGCCCGCGGAAACGGTGCGCGATATGCACTTCATCCGACTGGCTGGTCATGGCGTGCAAGATTAGGCCGCGAGACCGGTCAGGGCAATGCGCGTGGGCCGGACCCATCGCGGCACCTTGACCATCCCGCGGATGGTCAAAATGAATCACCATTTCGGACCATGCCCCGCATGGCCCTGAAAATGATGATGGTCGGGGAGAGAGGATTCGAACCTCCGGCCCCTGCCTCCCGAAGACAGTGCTCTACCAGGCTGAGCTACTCCCCGACCGGGCTCCCGGACCAGACGGTCCGGTGCAGGGCGAGCGGCCTCCTAGCTGGCGAGTCCGGATCGCGCAAGCCATGTCCTGAGCGAAGTCGAAGGAGGTGCGGGTCAGCGGCCCAACGTTTTTAGCCAGTCCTCGTGCCGGACCATCTTTTCGCGTGGGCAACCCGGGCGCGCAGCGGCCACTTCGGCCGCTTCGATAGTGCGCCAATCGGCAAAGCTGGTTGCCTTGAGCCCGCGCTCGCCGAGCAGCGCCCGCAATCCCTCCGCCCCCGGCTTTCCGCCACCCGATCCGGGCGGCATCGCGGCCGCGATCCGATCGGCCACTTCATAGCCGTCGGGACGATTGGTGCCGATCGTGCCGGTCGGTCCGCGCCTCGCCCAGCCCACAGCGTAGAGCCCGTCGGCGATCCTGCCCTGGTCGTTGGCGAACTTGCCACCCCGTTCGTCGTAAGGAACGCCGTCGATCCTTGGGGTCTGGTAGCCGATCGAGGTGACGATCAGGCTCGCCGGCACCTCATAGATCTCGCCCGTACCCTGGGCCGCGCCGCTGTCGTCGAGCACGGTCCGCTCGACAATCAACCGCTCAGCCTTGCCGTCGCCTTCGATCCTGAGCGGCTTGGCGAAGAAGTCGAAGACGATCCGCTTGGCCTTCGATGCGTCCGGCCCCGAGCTCGCGAACTCCCGCAAGATGGTGATCGACTTGCGATGTCCCGGCTCTAGCGTCTCGTCGGCTTCGACCGGCGGGAAGTCGGCGGCCTCGACGACCGGCGTCGCCACTTCCAAATGGCCGAGCTCGCCCAATTCCTTGGGAGTCATCGAAATCTGGTGCGGTCCGCGGCGACCGAGAATCGTCACCGTCTGGATCGCCGAATGGTCGAGCGCATCCAGCGCATGGGCGACGATGTCCGACCCTTCGAACTCATGACGGTTCTTGGACAGGATACGCGCGCAATCGAGCGCGACATTGCCGTTGCCGATGACCGCCGCATTGGCGCTTCTGAGCGGTGGATCCAGGTCGGCGAAATCGGGATGGCCGTTGTACCAGCCGACGAACTCGGCCGATCCGACCACGCCCGGCAAATCCTCGCCGGGGATGCCGAGCTTGCGATCGTGCGGCGCCCCAATCGCCAGGATCACGGCGTCGTACAGAGTGCGGAGTTCATCGGCGGACACATCCCTGCCGACCGCGACATTGCCGACGAATTCGACCGTGTCGCCTTCGGCAACCTGGTCGTAGCGTTTGGACACCGCCTTCAGCGACTGGTGGTCGGGCGCAACGCCGAAGCGGATCAGGCCATAAGGCACGGGATAGCGGTCGACGATATCGATCCGGGCCTGATCGCCATAGGCCTTGGCCAGCGCCTCGGCGGTATAGAAGCCGGCCGGCCCGGAACCCACGATCGCGAAATGCCGCATGCCGACTCCCCTGTTGCCTCAGGGAAGAGCCTAGTCGCGCTTGTCCTCAAGCAGCAAGTCGCTGCCCTTGAGCTTCATCATCTGCTCGATCGGTCCGGCGAACAATGCGAGCATCCCGGGCAGCTGGATATGGCAATGGACCTTGGTCTCCTCGACGTCGATCCGCGCCTCGACCGCCTGGCCCATGGCATGAACGGTGAGGTCGAGTCGCTCGCCAGACCAATTGGCGTCGATATGACTGGCCCCACCCGGAATCTGATCCTTGAGCTTGTGGATGTTGGTGGCGATCCGGCGGTGGGCCTCGTCACGGCCAAGCTTGTGCGGAATATCGACGTCGATCGGGCGCTGCATGGCCGAAACATGCGGTGCGCGGCGTTGCTTTTCAATCGCCGGAGAGTTCTTATGGGCAATGACCCGCTGGCTAATCGCGATGTTGATGCTGTTGTCGGCCCCGGCGCTTGCCCAAAGCCCCCAGGCGATGCCGCAGTGGAATCCGGCGGCGCCCTATGTCACAGCCGGGCAGGATGAGCCCGGCTACCGCGCCTGGGTAGGCAGAGTGTCGTGGCGCCCGGTCTATGTGAAGGCCTTCAACGATTATCTGACGACCTATGGCGTCGGCGGAGTCGTGCCGACCTGGCAGCTGCTGCGCACTGCCACCGACTGGGAGAAATGCGGCGCCGAGCCCTATGAGATTCCACCGCCTGGCGCGTGGCCAAACATCGTCGCCGCGCTGCGCTACGTCGGCGCCTATGTGATTCCCCGGATCGGCCCGGTCGAGGTCGTGTCGGTTTACCGCAACGAGCGCCTCAACTCTTGCGCCGGCGGAGCGCCGGAGAGCACCCACAAGCTGCTTGGAGCGGTCGACATGGTGCCGCTGAGGCCGATTACCCGCGAAGCGCTAATGACCCGCTTGTGCCAGATCCACCTGGCTAGCGGCGCGCAATTCTACGTCGGCCTCGGGCTCTACAAGGGCATCCGGTTTCACGTCGACGCCAAGAAGTTTCGCGAATGGGGCATGGCGGGCGCCCAGGGGCATTTCGGCTGCACGGCGGTGCTGGCCGAGGGACCAATGCCCTTCCCCATCGCTCCGCCGGACTTCGCCGGTGTTCCCGTCTCTCCCGATCCTTCGGCGCCCCGCAACTGAGGGTTGCGGAGGAGGCAATTGGGCTTCATCGTCCGCCGGCGATTTTCCGGGGAGCGAGAGTTTCCGATGCTGCGTCCAGTTGCTTTTGCTGCCTTGTTGCTATCGGGCGCCGCCAGCGCACAGACTTTTTCCGCCGAGCGGGTCCACGCCGATGTCGCCTTCCTCGCCGATGATCTGCTCGAGGGCCGTGCCACGGGAAGTCGCGGCTATGACATCGCTGCCCATTATGTCGCGTCGCGATTCGACGCGCTGGGTCTGAAACCCGGCGGCAAGAACGGCTGGTACCAGCAAGTACCGTTCGTCACCGCCTCGGCCGATCCCGCCAAACCATCATCCCTGACCATTAACGGAACCCGCTTCGCCAACAACGAGCATATCATCATCGGCCCGACTGTGGCCGCGGCGGTGATCGACCAGGCCGCACCCCTGGTGTTCGTCGGATACGGCCTTGAGAATGAATCGCTCGGCCTCGACGATTATGGCGGGCTCGACGTTCGCGGAAAAATAGTCGTCTACCTGTGGGGAACGCCGGAGGGCCTTCCAAGCGAAATTGCGGCGACGCTCAACGACAAGAAGAGCGAGCTGGCCGTATCAAAGGGCGCCGTCGGAGCGATCAGCATCGCTTCGCAATCCCTGTTGCAGATTTTTCCCTGGGACAGGATCGTCAAGAACAGCGCCCTGCCGCGGATGCGCTGGGTCCATCCCGATGGCCATGTTGAAGACCCGACCGCCGCGCTCCGGCTGAGCGCCTTGATCGATAGCACCGCGGCCGAGGCATTGTTCAAAGGAAGCCCGTTTGAGAAGAATCTCGCCGCCGTCCTGGCCGACAGGAAGGCTCGGCCGAAGGGATTTGCCCTGCCCGCCCAGGTCCGGGTGGAGCGTTACAGCGTGATCGACAAGGTTCAGGGCGCCAATGTTCTCGGACTGCTCGAAGGCACCGACCCACAGCTAAAGAATGAGGTAGTGATGCTGAGCGCGCACCTCGACCACCTTGGCATCATGCCGGTCGACCAGGCTGACAGGATCGCCAACGGGGCGATGGACAATGCCGCCGGCGTCGCCACCATGCTGGAGGCGGCGCGCGCTTTCGTCGACAGCGGGCAGCGGCCGAAGCGTTCGATCCTGTTTGTCGCCCTGACCGGCGAGGAGAAGGGCCTCTACGGCTCGGAATATCTCGCCAAATATCCCGAGCCCGCGGGCAAGAAGCTGGTCGCCGACGTCAACCTGGACGAGCCGTTGCTGACCTATGACTTCTCCGACGTGATCGCCTTTGGCGCGGAGCATTCGACCATTGGCGCGACGGTCGGCCGTGCGGCATCACGGATGGGGCTCAAATTGTCACCCGATCCGGCCCCGGATCAGAATAGTTTCGTCCGGTCAGACCATTATAGCTTCGTCAAGGAAGGAACCCCGGCCGTCATCCTGTCTACCGGCTACGCCAATGGCGGCGAGGCGGCATGGAAGGAATATGAGGACAAGCATTACCACGATCCCAGCGACGACCTGTCGCAGCCAATCAATTGGGAGGCTGGGGCCAAATTCGCGCGGATCAATTATCTGATCGCGCGCGATCTGGCCGACGCGCCGCAGGCCCCTCGCTGGTATTCCGGGGACTTCTTCGGCGAAAAGTTTGCGCCCAACGCGGCCAAGGCGCCAAAACCCTAGGGTTGTGCTACGCCGATAACACACCACATGGCCTCCAACTTGAGGGGTACCCATGGATTTTGAGAAACTGACCGACCGCGCTCGCGGCTTCCTGCAGGCGGCCCAGACCATCGCGGTTCGAGAACATCATCAGCGGATCACGCCGGCCCATTATGCCAAGGCGTTACTCGATGATGAGCAGGGCATGGCCGTCGGCCTGATCAATGCCGCAGGCGGTGACGGCGCCGCGGCGCGGCGGGAGGTCGATGCACTGGTCGCCAAGCAGCCGGCCGTCACCGGCTCCGGAGCCACGTCTGCGCCCGGCGTTGACGGCGACCTTATCCGTTTGCTCGATCAGGCTCAGGAAATCGCGACCAAGGCCAATGACAGCTATGTCACCGTCGAGCGCATCCTGCTCGCCATGGCGCTGGCCAAAAATAGCGATGTCGGGGCCGCCCTCGCCAAGGCCGGGCTCACTCCGCAGAACCTAAATGCCGCCATCGACAAGCTGCGCGGCGGCCGCACCGCCGACACTCAGGCGTCCGAGGACCGTTACGATGCGCTCAAGAAATATTCACGGGACCTCACCGAGGCAGCTCGCGAGGGAAAGCTTGATCCGGTCATCGGTCGCGACGAGGAAATCCGCCGCACCATTCAGGTGCTGGCCCGCCGCACCAAGAATAACCCGGTGCTGATCGGCGAGCCCGGCGTCGGCAAGACCGCCATCGCCGAGGGGCTGGCGCTGCGCATAGCCAACGGTGACGTCCCCGACGGGCTCAAGGACCGGAGGCTGTTGTCGCTCGACTTGGGCGCGCTGATCGCCGGCGCCAAATATCGCGGCGAATTCGAAGAGCGGCTGAAAGGGGTGCTCGACGAGGTCAAGCAGGCGGCAGGCGACATCATCCTGTTCATCGACGAAATGCATACCCTTGTGGGGGCGGGAAAGTCCGAAGGCGCGATGGACGCCTCCAACCTGTTGAAGCCCGCCCTCGCCCGAGGCGAGCTGCACTGCATCGGCGCAACGACGCTCGACGAATATCGCAAGCATGTCGAAAAGGACGCGGCGTTGGAGCGGCGCTTCCAGCCGGTGTTCGTCGGCGAGCCGACCGTGCCTGACACCATCTCCATCCTTCGTGGACTCAAGGAGAAGTATGAGCTGCACCACGGCGTGCGCATCACCGACGCGGCGATCGTCGCCGCCGCTATGCTAAGCAACCGCTACATCACCGACCGCTTCCTGCCCGACAAGGCAATCGACCTGATGGACGAAGCCGCAAGCCGGATCCGCATGGAGGTCGAATCCAAGCCCGAGGAAATTGAAAATCTCGACCGCCGGATCATCCAGCTGAAGATCGAGCGCGAGGCGTTGAAGAAAGAGAGCGATTCCGCCTCCAAGGACCGCCTGAAAACGCTTGAGCAGGAACTCGCCAACCTGGAGCAGCAGTCGGCCGAGCTCACCACCCGCTGGCAGGCGGAAAAAGACAAGATCGCGGGCGAAGCCAAGATCAAGGAGCAGCTCGACGCGGCCCGGATCGAGCTTGAGCAGGCCCAGCGGGCCGGCGACCTCGCCAAGGCCGGCGAGCTGCAGTACGGCCGCATTCCCGAGCTTGAGAAAAAGCTCGGTGAGGCTTCACAGGCCTCGAAGGGCGCCATGCTGCGCGAGGAAGTCACCGACCAGGATATCGCCGCCGTGGTCAGCCGTTGGACCGGAATTCCGGTCGAACGGATGATGGAGGGCGAGCGCGAAAAATTGCTCAACATGGAAGAGGCGATCGGCGCGCGCGTAATCGGCCAGGCCGATGCGGTAAAAGCCGTTTCCGCGGCCGTCCGCCGAGCCCGCGCCGGGCTTCAGGACCCCAATCGCCCGCTCGGTTCCTTCCTGTTCCTCGGGCCGACCGGCGTCGGCAAGACCGAGCTGACCAAGGCGCTGGCCGAATTCCTGTTCGACGACGCTTCGGCAATGGTCCGCATCGACATGAGCGAGTTCATGGAAAAGCATGCCGTTGCCCGGCTGATCGGCGCCCCTCCAGGCTATGTCGGCTATGAGGAAGGCGGCGTACTGACCGAAGCCGTTCGCCGCCGGCCCTATCAGGTCGTGCTGTTCGACGAGGTCGAGAAAGCCCATGGCGATGTCTTTAACATCCTGCTGCAGGTGCTCGACGACGGCCGCCTGACTGACGGCCAGGGCCGCACGGTCGATTTCACCAACACCATCATCATCCTGACTTCGAACCTCGGGTCGCAATATCTCGCCTCATTGGGCGAGGATGAAAATCCAACCAATGTCGAGGCGCAGGTGATGGAAGTGGTTCGTGGCCATTTCCGGCCGGAGTTTCTGAATCGGCTGGACGAAATCATCCTGTTCCATCGCCTGTCGGCCAGCCACATGGGTCCGATCGTCGATATCCAGATCCAGCGGCTTCAGAAGCTGCTCGACGACCGCAAGATCCACCTCGACCTGACCGATGCGGCTCGCGCCTGGCTGGGCCGGGTCGGCTATGATCCGGTCTATGGCGCTCGACCGTTGAAGCGCGCGGTTCAGAAATATCTGCAGGATCCGCTGGCCGACGAGATTCTGGCCGGTAGGGTGTCGGACGGGTCAACGGTCAAGGTTGACGAAGGCGACGGCGGGCTGATGATCGAGGCGGCATGACCTTTGCGCTGAATCCTGCCCACGACGCGAGCCGGCTTGCGGACGAGCTTGGCCGCCACAAGCGCATCCAGGTTCCGGCATTCCTGGTTGCGCCCGGGGCCGAGGACCTTCTCCGGCATTTGACTGAATCAACCGACTGGCGGCACGTCATGAATGCCGGCGACAATGTTTATGAGATCGGCTGCGACGAGCTGGCGGCAATGGACCCTGAGCAGCGCGCCTTGCTGGACCGCAAGATCGACCGGGAGGCGGTCGAAGGCTTCCAGTTTCGTTTCGACACGATCCGAGTGCCGGACGAGGAGGCGGACCGGCGGGCAATGGGCAGGCTGGTTGCCGACTTCGCGTCCTTCCTGAGTTCATCGGCGACGGTCGACTGGTTTCGCGCAATCACTCGATGCGACACAATTGAGTTCGCCGACTGCCAGGCGACGCGATACCGCAACGGCGCGTTCCTGACCCGTCATGACGATGCGGTCGAGGGCAAGCAACGCTCGTTCGCCTATGTCCTCAACTTGACCAGGGATTGGCGCGCCGAATGGGGCGGGCTCTTGCTCTTCCC encodes:
- a CDS encoding 2OG-Fe(II) oxygenase, with product MTFALNPAHDASRLADELGRHKRIQVPAFLVAPGAEDLLRHLTESTDWRHVMNAGDNVYEIGCDELAAMDPEQRALLDRKIDREAVEGFQFRFDTIRVPDEEADRRAMGRLVADFASFLSSSATVDWFRAITRCDTIEFADCQATRYRNGAFLTRHDDAVEGKQRSFAYVLNLTRDWRAEWGGLLLFPEDETARIDAMVPDFNLLNLFEVGQQHCVTQVASYAPRPRISVTGWLRSR
- the clpB gene encoding ATP-dependent chaperone ClpB, which codes for MDFEKLTDRARGFLQAAQTIAVREHHQRITPAHYAKALLDDEQGMAVGLINAAGGDGAAARREVDALVAKQPAVTGSGATSAPGVDGDLIRLLDQAQEIATKANDSYVTVERILLAMALAKNSDVGAALAKAGLTPQNLNAAIDKLRGGRTADTQASEDRYDALKKYSRDLTEAAREGKLDPVIGRDEEIRRTIQVLARRTKNNPVLIGEPGVGKTAIAEGLALRIANGDVPDGLKDRRLLSLDLGALIAGAKYRGEFEERLKGVLDEVKQAAGDIILFIDEMHTLVGAGKSEGAMDASNLLKPALARGELHCIGATTLDEYRKHVEKDAALERRFQPVFVGEPTVPDTISILRGLKEKYELHHGVRITDAAIVAAAMLSNRYITDRFLPDKAIDLMDEAASRIRMEVESKPEEIENLDRRIIQLKIEREALKKESDSASKDRLKTLEQELANLEQQSAELTTRWQAEKDKIAGEAKIKEQLDAARIELEQAQRAGDLAKAGELQYGRIPELEKKLGEASQASKGAMLREEVTDQDIAAVVSRWTGIPVERMMEGEREKLLNMEEAIGARVIGQADAVKAVSAAVRRARAGLQDPNRPLGSFLFLGPTGVGKTELTKALAEFLFDDASAMVRIDMSEFMEKHAVARLIGAPPGYVGYEEGGVLTEAVRRRPYQVVLFDEVEKAHGDVFNILLQVLDDGRLTDGQGRTVDFTNTIIILTSNLGSQYLASLGEDENPTNVEAQVMEVVRGHFRPEFLNRLDEIILFHRLSASHMGPIVDIQIQRLQKLLDDRKIHLDLTDAARAWLGRVGYDPVYGARPLKRAVQKYLQDPLADEILAGRVSDGSTVKVDEGDGGLMIEAA